AGTTCGGCCACATTCAGCTGCAGCAGTTCGCTCTGGGCCACGGCCGCCGCCACCTGATCGGCCACCTCCACGCGGGCGTGGTCGGCGCGCAGCTTGCTCAGCATCTCCTCGGTTTCCCAGCGCCGCACCTCGGCCTGGGTGGCCTGCACGTCCCACTCGGCGGCGCGTTCCAGTGCGCGCAGGTCCGGGTTCTGGCGAATGGCCGAGAGGCTGCGCCCGGCAATCTCGGCGTGCGAGCGGGCCAGCAGCAGCGGCAGGTCGTGGGCGCGCCGGCCCCATTTCACCGGGCCCGGGGCCGGCGCGATGGGCCCGGGGGTGGGCTGGGCCGGCACCGGCACCGTCTCGGCAAAGCGCGCGAGGTCCAGGGTGGTGCTTTCCAGCCACTTGTCGGCGCGGGCGTCGCCGTAGGTGCCCTGCATCAGGGCGTACACGTCCTGCAACACCGCCACCACGTCGCGGGGGCCCAGGGTGCGCATGGCGGGCCAGCCCCGGCGCTGAATGGCGCCCTGCACGGCCTGCTCGGCCTCACGCACGCCCAGTTCCACACTCAGGCGGGCTTTCAGCCAGTCGCGGTAGGGGTCGCTCATATGGCCTTCCCTTGCACGCGGCGCTGGCGGACGCATTCGTAGAGCATCAGGGCGGCGGCGGTGGCCACGTTCAGGGAATCGGCGCCCCGGCCCTGCATGGGAATGCTCAGGGCGTGGTCGGCGCCGCGCCACTCCACGGGCAGGCCCTGGTGCTCGGTGCCCAGCAGCAGGGCCACGCGGCCGGTCAGGGGCGCGTCCCAGTAGGTGCGCGGGGCGTCCGGGGTACAGGCGAAGGTGGTAAAGCCGCGCGCCGAGAGCCACGCCAGGGCGTCGGCCTCGGTCATCACGGCCACCGGCAGGGCAAAGACGCTGCCCTGCGAGGCCCGGATCACGTTGGGGCCGTAGGGATCGGCGCCCCGGCCCAGCACCAGGATGCCGTGTGCCCCGGCCGCGTCGGCGCTGCGCAGGATGGCGCCCACGTTGCCGGGCTTTTCCAGGCCGTGCAGCACCACGGTGACCGCCTGGGGGCCGGGCTCGGGCAGGGCAGGGTGCGGAGTGGGCGCCAGGGCCAGCAGGCCATCGGGGTTTTCCCGGGCGCTCACTTTTTCAAAGGCGGCGCGGCTCAGTTCGGTCACCAGGCCCAGGGTGGGGGCCAGGGCGGCGGCCTCGGGGCTGTGCAGAGCCGGGCAGGAAAA
The window above is part of the Deinococcus arcticus genome. Proteins encoded here:
- a CDS encoding TrmH family RNA methyltransferase, which codes for MTAPAPITSLQNPQIKRLVRLRERRERERSGTILIEGARELARALHAGLAPEAVFSCPALHSPEAAALAPTLGLVTELSRAAFEKVSARENPDGLLALAPTPHPALPEPGPQAVTVVLHGLEKPGNVGAILRSADAAGAHGILVLGRGADPYGPNVIRASQGSVFALPVAVMTEADALAWLSARGFTTFACTPDAPRTYWDAPLTGRVALLLGTEHQGLPVEWRGADHALSIPMQGRGADSLNVATAAALMLYECVRQRRVQGKAI